The proteins below are encoded in one region of Winogradskyella helgolandensis:
- a CDS encoding DUF6940 family protein, which translates to MWHYKSKLISEGIIKFQIHENDKIINFKDWIFLIQNSSEFIEFFIELLRNCEFDAYYWEVKPIDKKSICEKFEFVLIFSSHLNSLKSNITPFEKYFQNNSEVVSFNNLRGDAKLIVPTKISDIENYTHIAIFICKAPQHQIIKFWKKVAQEYSKIIGTEKKWLSTAGLGVHWLHVRLDSKPKYYKYKEYKLIT; encoded by the coding sequence TTGTGGCATTATAAAAGTAAATTAATAAGCGAAGGAATTATTAAATTTCAAATTCATGAAAATGACAAAATTATCAATTTCAAAGATTGGATTTTCCTTATTCAAAACTCTTCCGAATTTATTGAATTCTTCATTGAACTATTAAGAAATTGTGAATTCGATGCATATTATTGGGAAGTTAAGCCGATTGATAAGAAAAGTATATGTGAAAAGTTTGAATTTGTTCTAATTTTTTCTTCACATCTCAATTCTTTAAAATCAAATATCACTCCTTTTGAAAAATATTTTCAAAATAATTCAGAAGTTGTTAGTTTTAATAATTTACGTGGTGATGCTAAACTAATAGTTCCTACTAAAATATCTGATATAGAAAATTACACACATATAGCCATATTCATTTGTAAAGCTCCTCAACATCAAATAATAAAGTTTTGGAAAAAAGTAGCTCAAGAATATTCAAAAATAATTGGCACTGAAAAAAAATGGTTGAGTACTGCTGGTTTAGGAGTTCATTGGCTACATGTTAGATTAGACTCTAAGCCAAAATATTATAAATATAAAGAATACAAATTGATAACATAA
- a CDS encoding FAD binding domain-containing protein: protein MITFILNNKTIKTSEHSGTTLLDFVRYEQRLTGTKIGCREGDCGACTLLVGTLTNDIMEYQSITSCISPLGNAHGKHIVTVEGTNLKGKLTTAQEAMKSNYATQCGFCTPGFVVALTGFALSNSENNYENALNAISGNICRCTGYKAIEKAAHQVVEKLEHQEKNSFKWLIDNGFIPEYFESIPQRLKDIEGKYLNQPKGKYVSGGTDLYVQKADHLADNDVHLIAEKDYLKGITIENGICTIGTNSTVSDLWNHIELNNRLPHLKKYLKLVSSEQIRNMASLGGNLVNASPIGDMTIFFLALNSEITISNENQKERTRKLKNFYQGYKTFDLKEGELLKDITFKLPTEQSFFNFEKVCKRTHLDIASVNSAIQLSVENDTISEAHVSIGGVAAIPKYLHETSAFLVGKPLTLETILKANEILQKEISPISDVRGTTDYKRLLARQLFFAHFTELFPKYFTLNDFIQHA from the coding sequence TTGATCACCTTCATCCTAAATAACAAAACCATTAAAACGTCAGAACATTCAGGCACAACTTTACTGGATTTTGTACGTTACGAGCAACGCCTTACAGGAACCAAAATTGGTTGTCGCGAAGGTGACTGTGGAGCTTGCACACTTTTAGTTGGCACATTAACCAACGATATTATGGAATACCAAAGTATCACCTCGTGCATTTCACCATTAGGTAATGCGCATGGCAAACATATTGTAACGGTTGAAGGCACAAATCTAAAAGGCAAACTAACCACAGCTCAAGAAGCCATGAAATCAAATTACGCGACGCAATGCGGATTTTGCACACCAGGTTTCGTCGTCGCTTTAACAGGTTTTGCATTATCGAATTCTGAAAACAATTACGAGAATGCACTAAATGCCATTAGCGGCAATATTTGTAGATGCACTGGTTATAAAGCCATTGAAAAAGCCGCTCACCAAGTGGTTGAAAAACTAGAGCATCAAGAAAAAAATTCTTTTAAATGGTTAATTGACAATGGATTTATTCCAGAGTATTTTGAAAGCATTCCACAACGTTTAAAAGACATCGAAGGAAAATATCTAAATCAACCCAAAGGAAAATATGTTTCTGGAGGTACCGATTTATACGTCCAAAAAGCAGATCACTTAGCAGATAATGACGTGCATCTAATTGCTGAGAAAGATTATCTAAAAGGCATTACCATTGAAAACGGAATTTGTACCATTGGAACCAACTCAACAGTTTCAGATTTATGGAATCATATAGAATTAAATAACAGGTTACCACACTTAAAAAAGTATTTAAAACTAGTATCATCTGAGCAAATTAGAAACATGGCTTCCTTAGGCGGAAACTTAGTGAATGCCTCACCAATTGGTGATATGACCATTTTCTTTTTAGCGTTGAATAGTGAAATCACAATTTCAAACGAAAATCAAAAAGAACGAACTCGCAAGCTTAAAAATTTCTACCAAGGATACAAAACCTTCGATTTAAAAGAAGGCGAACTTCTAAAAGACATCACCTTTAAATTACCAACAGAACAGTCATTTTTCAATTTTGAAAAAGTGTGTAAACGCACCCATTTAGATATTGCAAGTGTCAATTCTGCCATTCAGTTGTCTGTTGAAAACGACACCATTTCAGAAGCTCACGTTTCAATTGGTGGTGTTGCTGCTATTCCAAAGTATTTACATGAAACTTCCGCTTTTTTAGTAGGGAAACCACTGACTTTAGAAACAATATTGAAAGCTAACGAGATACTTCAAAAAGAAATCAGTCCAATTAGCGATGTTAGAGGCACAACAGATTACAAACGCTTGCTTGCTAGACAATTGTTTTTCGCGCATTTCACGGAGTTGTTTCCAAAGTATTTCACCTTAAACGATTTTATTCAACATGCATAA
- a CDS encoding xanthine dehydrogenase molybdopterin binding subunit yields the protein MHKNKENKVLDTKLDAVSKSLKRSIKNLDSYTHVRGESLYVDDVNIRQGTFHAVVFDSPKAHGKIKSIDYSKAESLDGVERIFTYKDVPGKNEIGGIIPDEPLFAEHEVDFWGMPIALIVAESEFIARKARDLIEIEIEDLPVITTAKEAKAKGSFINAPRSFSLGDTEKAFQDCEYVFEGETFSNGQEHLYIEAQGAYAEPLENGNIKVTSSTQGPTSVQKTIAQVLGIAMHKIEVDVTRLGGGFGGKEDQATPWAVMAALATYHLNQSVKLILNRHDDLRMTGKRHPYESTYKIGLSKDLKILAYQTEFLQNSGAAADLSPAIAERTLFHATNSYYVPNVTTKVLSCKTNLPPNTAFRGFGGPQGMFVIESAIAKAASEIGVSARQIQEANLLDENDTFSYGQIAKKVEAKNTWNSAKNIFNSEVLEQEVSDFNKNNTAFKKGVSFMPITFGISFTNTPMNHARALVHIYLDGSIGISTAAVEMGQGVNTKMMQIAADVFSVSIEHIKIETTNTTRVANTSPSAASSTADLNGKATLMACNALLERLKNVAAAYLKVTPEAIVLKDEFVYMNNEKTEVEWKHLISMAMLERVALTENAHYATPEIHFDKTKEKGHPFAYHVYGTAITTTTIDCTRGTYEFDSVKIVHDYGKSMSEGIDLGQVEGALIQGMGWMTMEEIAYNDEGKLLSNALSTYKIPDIFSVPKSVEVIPVETKGHELAILKSKAVGEPPLMYGIGAYFALQNAIKAFNSNYDLKFHAPMTPEKVLMSLYS from the coding sequence ATGCATAAGAACAAAGAAAATAAAGTCTTAGATACGAAGTTAGATGCGGTTTCAAAATCATTAAAACGCAGCATTAAAAACTTAGATTCTTACACACATGTTAGAGGTGAATCTCTATATGTTGATGATGTTAATATTAGACAAGGTACCTTTCACGCCGTGGTTTTTGACTCACCAAAAGCTCACGGAAAAATTAAAAGTATTGATTACTCAAAAGCGGAATCATTAGATGGTGTGGAACGTATTTTTACGTATAAAGATGTTCCTGGTAAAAACGAAATTGGCGGCATTATTCCAGACGAACCTTTATTTGCAGAACACGAGGTCGATTTTTGGGGCATGCCAATTGCGCTAATTGTAGCAGAATCAGAATTTATTGCCAGAAAAGCTCGAGATTTAATCGAGATTGAAATTGAAGATTTACCAGTCATCACCACAGCAAAAGAAGCAAAAGCAAAAGGCAGCTTTATTAATGCACCACGTTCTTTTAGTTTAGGCGATACAGAAAAAGCATTTCAAGATTGTGAGTACGTTTTTGAAGGCGAAACCTTTTCCAACGGTCAAGAACATTTATATATTGAAGCGCAAGGTGCTTACGCAGAACCTTTAGAAAATGGCAATATAAAAGTGACGTCTTCTACACAAGGACCAACTTCTGTACAGAAAACAATTGCTCAAGTTTTAGGTATTGCAATGCATAAAATTGAAGTTGATGTCACACGACTTGGTGGCGGATTTGGTGGCAAGGAAGACCAAGCGACACCTTGGGCTGTGATGGCTGCATTGGCAACGTATCATTTAAATCAATCGGTAAAATTGATACTGAATCGTCATGATGATTTACGCATGACAGGTAAACGTCATCCTTATGAAAGCACTTATAAAATTGGACTTTCTAAAGACTTAAAAATCCTAGCCTACCAAACTGAATTTTTACAAAATTCTGGAGCAGCAGCAGATTTATCGCCAGCCATTGCAGAGCGTACCTTATTTCATGCCACCAACAGTTATTATGTACCAAATGTAACAACCAAAGTATTGAGTTGTAAAACCAACTTACCACCAAATACAGCCTTTAGAGGTTTTGGTGGACCACAAGGTATGTTTGTTATTGAGTCTGCGATTGCAAAAGCTGCTTCTGAAATTGGAGTTTCTGCCAGACAAATTCAAGAAGCCAATTTGTTAGATGAAAATGACACGTTTTCGTATGGACAAATAGCTAAAAAAGTAGAAGCTAAAAACACATGGAATTCTGCTAAAAACATATTTAATAGTGAAGTTTTAGAACAAGAGGTTTCAGACTTCAACAAAAACAATACAGCGTTTAAAAAAGGGGTATCGTTTATGCCCATTACTTTTGGTATTTCGTTTACCAATACACCAATGAATCATGCACGTGCTTTGGTTCATATTTATTTAGATGGAAGTATTGGCATTAGTACTGCTGCTGTAGAAATGGGACAAGGAGTAAACACAAAAATGATGCAAATTGCGGCTGATGTTTTCTCGGTTTCCATAGAACACATTAAGATTGAAACTACCAACACCACTAGAGTTGCCAACACCTCACCTTCTGCTGCGAGTTCTACAGCCGATTTAAATGGAAAGGCTACTCTAATGGCATGTAATGCTTTATTGGAACGTCTCAAAAACGTGGCAGCTGCCTACTTAAAAGTGACACCTGAAGCCATTGTATTAAAAGACGAATTCGTTTACATGAATAATGAAAAAACAGAAGTGGAATGGAAGCATCTGATAAGCATGGCCATGTTAGAGCGGGTTGCTTTAACCGAAAATGCACATTACGCCACACCAGAAATTCACTTTGATAAAACTAAAGAAAAAGGACATCCTTTTGCCTATCATGTTTATGGTACAGCGATTACTACGACAACCATAGATTGTACACGTGGGACTTACGAATTTGACTCTGTAAAAATCGTTCATGATTATGGCAAAAGCATGAGTGAAGGTATAGATTTAGGTCAGGTTGAAGGTGCATTAATTCAAGGTATGGGTTGGATGACTATGGAAGAAATTGCTTATAATGATGAAGGCAAATTACTCTCGAACGCGCTTTCCACTTACAAAATAC